The genomic window CCGGGTGTTCGCCCTGGGCGGCGCGGGGGCGGTGGCCGCCATGGCCTACGGGACTCAGAGCGTGCCCCGGGTGGACCGCATCGTGGGGCCCGGCAATGCGTATGTCGCCGCCGCCAAGCTCCAGGTGGTGGACGCGGTGGCCATCGACGCGCCCGCCGGGCCCAGTGAAATCCTGGTCGTCGCGGATGGCTCGGCGGATCCCGAGGCGATTGCCCGCGAGATGCTGGCCCAGGCCGAGCACGATCCGGACGCCTGTTGCGTGACGCTGGCAGTGGGGGAGGCTCAGGCCGAGGCGGTGGCCCAGGCCGTCGAGCGGGCGGCGGCCCGGGCGCGGCGGCAGGAGATTGTCTCCACCTCCTTGAAGGAGCGGGGGGCCGTGCTGAGCGTGGGCTCCCTGGAAGAGGCGTGGCCTTTCGTGTCCGACTTCGCGCCCGAGCACCTGCTGCTCGCCACCGCGGCCCCCCAGGAGCACCTGGGCCGGGTTCGGCACTGTGGCACCGTCTTCCTCGGCGAGCGCGCCTCCGTGGCCTTCGGGGACTACATGACGGGGGCCAACCATGTGCTGCCCACCGCGGGGCTGGGGCATGCCTACTCGGGCCTGTCCGTGCTCGACTTCTACCGGTGGACCGCCTGGCAACGGGTGGATCGCGAGGCGGCGGCGCGGCTCGCGGAGGATGTGGGGACGCTCGCCGACAGTGAGGGGCTCTTCGCCCACGCGGAGGCCGCCCGGGCCTGGAGGAACGCGTGATGCGCACCCGTCCGTCCTATCGAGACATCTCGCTCTACTCCCCGCCCACCGTGGCATGCCGGGTGGACCTGAGCGACAACACCAACCTCTTCGGCGTCCCCCCGGCCGCCGAGCGGGTGCTGCGGGAGGCCGCGCCCTCGCTCATCACCCGCTATCCCGTCAGCTATGCGCCGGACCTCAAGCACGCCCTCTCGGGCTACACGGGCTTCGAGCCCTCGTGGCTGACCACGGGCTGTGGCTCGGATGACCTCATCGACTGCGCCCTGCGCGCCTTCCTGGAGCCAGGAGAGCGCATCGCCGTGCCGGACCCGTCCTTCTCGATGATGTCCTACTTCGCCCGGGTGAACGGCCTGGAGTTCTCCCCGGTCCCGCTGCGGCCGGATTGGGACATCGATGTGGACGCGATGCTCGCCACCGGCGCGCGCCTGCTCTACGTCTGCTCGCCCAACAACCCCACCAGCACGGTGGCCTCCCGCGCCGCCCTGGAGCGGCTGGTGGACGCGGCGCCCGGCCTCGTCCTCCTGGACGAGGCCTACACGGAGTTCTCCAACGGCAGCCACGTGGACCTGGTCCGCTCGCGGCCCAATGTCCTCGTCACGCGGACGCTGTCCAAGGCCTTTGGCCTGGCGGGCATGCGCGTGGGCTATGCCATCGGCCGCCCCGAACTGGTGGCCGAGGTGGAGAAGGCCCGTGGCCCCTACAAGCACAACGGCATCTCCGAGCGCATGGCCATCGCCGCCCTCACCGAGGATCTGCCCTGGGTGAAGGCGCGGGCGGAGGAGGTGCGCACCCTCCGGCAGCGGCTGGTGACGGCGCTGGAGGGCATGGGCCTGAAGCCCCTGCCCACCGAGGCCAACTTCGTCTTCGTCCCGTTCCCGGGAGCCCCCCAGGTGGCCGCCCGCATGCGGGAGCGCGGTGTGAACATCCGGGCGTTCCAGGGGCTCACCGGCATCGGGGATGCGTTCCGGATCGGTTGCGGCCCCTGGCCACTGATGGATGCGGCGCTTGAGGCGCTGCGGGAGGCATGGCGATGAGAGTCACCCTGTTCGACTACGGCGCGGGGAACATCCACTCCCTCGCCAAGGCCCTGGCCACGGCCCCGGGCGCGGAGGTGCGTGTGGAGACGGATCCCCTGAAGGCGCTGGAGACGGAGGTGCTCGTCCTTCCGGGCGTGGGGGCCTTCGGCTCCGCGGCGGCGCGGCTCGCGCCGGGCCGGGAGCCGATGCGCCAGGCGCTGGAGCAGGGCCTGCCGTGTCTGGGCATCTGCCTGGGCATGCAGCTGCTCTTCGAGGGCAGTGACGAGGGCGAGGGCCAGGGGCTCGGCCTCTTCCGGGGCCGGGTGACGCGGCTGCGCGCCCAGCAGGTGCCCCACATCGGCTGGAACACCGTGGAGGAGGATGCTGCGGTGAAGGGGACGAAGCTGGACTCGGTCTATTACGCGCACAGCTTCGCCTGCCGGGCCGGGGAGTCCGGCGTGGTGTCCGGCTGGACGACGCACGAGGAGGACCGCTTCCCGGCCTCGGTGCGGCGGGGAAAGGTGCTCGGGGTGCAGTTCCATCCCGAGAAGAGCTCGTCGGCCGGGGTGGGATTCCTGCAGGCTTTTCTGAAGGACGTGACGTCATGATCGCCATTCCCGCCATTGATTTGAGAGAGGGCGCCTGCGTGCAGCTCGTGGGCGGCTCGTACGACGCCGAGCGCGTGCGGGTGAATGATCCGCTCGATGCGCTGAAGAAGTGGCGCGGCCTCGGCTTCCGGACGTTCCACGTGGTGGACCTGGACGCCGCGCTGGGCAAGGGCTCCAACCTGGAGGTCATCGCCCGGCTGCTCTCCCACGAGCCGGGGCTCACCTTCACGGTGGGCGGCGGCGTGCGGGAGGCCGAGAGGGTGGAGGCGGTGCTCGCCTCCGGCGCCGCGTTCGCCGTGGTGGGCACGCGGGCCATCGAGGACACCGCGTGGCTGGCGGAGGTGGCGGGGCGCTTCCCGGGCCGGTTGGTGGTGGCCGCGGACGTGAAGGGCCGCGAGGTGGTGACGCGCGGCTGGACGGCGGGCAGTGCGCGGGACGTGAAGGACGTGCTCGCGGCGCTGGACCCGCTGCCCCTGGGCGGCCTGCTGGTGACGGCGGTTCACAAGGAGGGGCAGATGGGCGGGGTGGATCTGCCGCTGATGCAGGAGGTGGTCCAGGGCAGCCGCCACCGGGTGTATGCCTCGGGAGGCGTGACGACGCGGGAGGATCTCCGGGCCCTGGCGGCCGCGGGGGCTTACGGGGCCGTCATTGGCATGGCCCTCTACACGGGGAAGCTCGACGCGGCCTCGGTCGCACGGGAGTTCGCATGACGATCGTGACTCGGGAGACGAAGGAGACGCAGATCCGCATCGAGCTGGCGCGGGGCAAGGGCGTGGCCCAGGTGGACACGGGCCTGAAGTTCTTCGACCACATGCTGGGGACCTTCGCGCGCTACGCCGGGCTGGACCTGACGCTCCACGCGCGGGGGGATTTGCGCCACCACATCATGGAGGACGTGGCCATCACCCTGGGCACGGCGGTGTACCAGGTCATCCCGCCCACGGCCGCGCGCTATGGCGAGCGCACGCTGCCCATGGACGACGCGCTGGTGCAGGCGGTCATCGACACCTGCGGGCGCTTCTATTACCGCGGGCCACTGCGCAACCGGCTGTACGAGCACTGGATGCGCTCGTTCTGCGAGCACGCGAAGGTGACGCTCCACCTGCGCATCCTCCGGGGCAAGGACAGCCACCACCTCACCGAGGCGGCCTTCAAGGCGCTGGGCCTGGCGCTCCGCGATGCCATGGTGGACTCGGGCACCGTCTTCAGCACCAAGGGCACCGTCGCCCTGGAGGTGAAGTGATGCTGGCGCGGCGGCTGATCGTCTGCCTGGACATGAAGGGCGGCCGGGTGGTGAAGGGCGTCCAGTTCGAGGGGCTGCGGGACGTGGGAGACCCGGTGTCGCTGGCCATGCGCTACGAGGCGGAAGGGGCCGACGAGGTGACGTTCCTCGACATCTCCGCCAGCGCCGAGGAGCGCGAGACGCTGTGGGACGTCGTCCAGCGCACCTCCGAGCGGCTCTTCATTCCCCTGACCGTGGGCGGCGGCGTGCGCACGGCGGACGACGTGGGCCGGGCGCTCCGGGCGGGGGCGGACAAGGTGAGCATCAACTCGGCGGCGGTGGCGAACCCGGAGCTGCTCACGGCGTGCGCGGAGCGCTTCGGCGCCCAGTGCGTGGTGGCCAGCATCGATGCGCGGCGCGAGGAGGGCCGGTGGCGCGTCTACACCCGGGGGGGCCGGACGCCCACGGGCCTGGACGCGGTGGAGTGGGCCCGCGAGTGCGTGAGGAGGGGCGCGGGCGAGGTGCTGCTCACGAGCATCGACCGGGATGGGGCCCGCACGGGGTACGACCTGGAGCTGACGCGGGCCGTGGCCGAGGCGGTGGCCGTGCCCGTCATCGCCTCCGGGGGGGCGGGGAATGCCCAGCACGTGCGCGAGGCGCTCACGGACGGCAAGGCGGACGCGGCGCTGGTGGCGGGCATCCTCCACGATGGCCTCACCACCGTGGGCGCCCTCAAGACACTGCTTCAGGACAGCGGCCTCCGGGTCAGGAGCCAGGCGTGATGTTGGATCTCTCCCAGCTGGATTTCACCAAGGGCAATGGGCTCGTCACCGTGGTGACGCAGGATGCGCGCAGCGGCGATGTGCTGATGGTGGCGCACGCGGACCGCGAAGCGCTGGAGCGGACGCTGGCCACGGGCGAGATGCACTACCGCTCGCGCACGCGGGGCCTGTGGCACAAGGGCGCCACGAGCGGCAACGTGCAGCGGGTCGTCTCCCTGTCGGCCGACTGTGATGGGGATGCGGTGCTGGCGCGGGTGGAGAAGGCGGGCCCCGCGTGCCATACGGGCGAGGAGACCTGCTTTGGCCCGGGCAAGCTGGATGCGCTGGTGGCCCTGGATGCGACCATCTCCGAGCGCGCCGCCCAGGCCCCCCCTGCCGGGGAGAAGCCCAGCTACACGCGAAAACTGCTGGACGACCGCAACCTCCGGCTGAAGAAGATTGGCGAGGAGGGCGCGGAGCTGGTGACGGCCTGCGCGGACGGGGACCGGGGCCGGGCCGTGGAGGAGGCCGCCGACGTGCTCTACCACCTGCTGGTGGCGGTGCGGCCCCTGGGCATCCAGCTGGAGGACGTGAAGCAAGTCCTGGCCCAGCGGGCTGGGAAGCCTGCCCCGCGGCCGGGGTAGGGCGGAGGGATGACCTGACAGGTTGACTCCAGGGTCAAGAGCCTGTCTGCTAGCGGTATCTGAGCTTGCTCAGGGGCGTGAAGGGACAGTTCCCTTCGATGTCCCCGGCCGCGTCACCGGAGCGTGGGGACCTTGGAGCGCCCGCTCCGGTGGCGTGAGCCGGTTGGCCCGCCCCGGCAGGGCTCAGTGGCCCGCGCTCTTCGAGAAGAGGTTGATGACCAGGCAGCCGCCGAGAATCATCGCGATGCCGGCGATGGCCGCGGGGTCCAGCTTCTGCTGGTAGAGCACGTAGCCCGCGATGGCCACCAGCACGATGCCCACGCCGCTCCAGAGCGCGTAGGCGATGCCGATGGGAATCGAGCGCAGGGACAGGGACAGGCAGTAGAAGGCGGTGGCATAGCCCACGGCGACCAGAAGGCTCGGCCCCAGGCGGGTGAACTCGGCGCTTGCCTTGAGCGAGGAGGTGGCGATCACCTCCGCCAGGATGGCCACCGCGAGGAAGGCATAGGCTTTCACGTATC from Stigmatella erecta includes these protein-coding regions:
- the hisD gene encoding histidinol dehydrogenase; translation: MSGGTLKYRGALSALAPEARRRLLDRTGTSDSQVAQRTRELIARVRQDGDAALREMALQFDRVQLSAVEVPRARWEEALASLEPKVRSALERAARNIATAHAAQKPQAIEVETEPGIVVGRRPDPLGRVGVYAPGGRAVYPSSVLMGVVPAKVAGVGEIIVCSPPGPDGLPAAGVLAAALLAGADRVFALGGAGAVAAMAYGTQSVPRVDRIVGPGNAYVAAAKLQVVDAVAIDAPAGPSEILVVADGSADPEAIAREMLAQAEHDPDACCVTLAVGEAQAEAVAQAVERAAARARRQEIVSTSLKERGAVLSVGSLEEAWPFVSDFAPEHLLLATAAPQEHLGRVRHCGTVFLGERASVAFGDYMTGANHVLPTAGLGHAYSGLSVLDFYRWTAWQRVDREAAARLAEDVGTLADSEGLFAHAEAARAWRNA
- a CDS encoding pyridoxal phosphate-dependent aminotransferase; translated protein: MRTRPSYRDISLYSPPTVACRVDLSDNTNLFGVPPAAERVLREAAPSLITRYPVSYAPDLKHALSGYTGFEPSWLTTGCGSDDLIDCALRAFLEPGERIAVPDPSFSMMSYFARVNGLEFSPVPLRPDWDIDVDAMLATGARLLYVCSPNNPTSTVASRAALERLVDAAPGLVLLDEAYTEFSNGSHVDLVRSRPNVLVTRTLSKAFGLAGMRVGYAIGRPELVAEVEKARGPYKHNGISERMAIAALTEDLPWVKARAEEVRTLRQRLVTALEGMGLKPLPTEANFVFVPFPGAPQVAARMRERGVNIRAFQGLTGIGDAFRIGCGPWPLMDAALEALREAWR
- the hisH gene encoding imidazole glycerol phosphate synthase subunit HisH, with protein sequence MRVTLFDYGAGNIHSLAKALATAPGAEVRVETDPLKALETEVLVLPGVGAFGSAAARLAPGREPMRQALEQGLPCLGICLGMQLLFEGSDEGEGQGLGLFRGRVTRLRAQQVPHIGWNTVEEDAAVKGTKLDSVYYAHSFACRAGESGVVSGWTTHEEDRFPASVRRGKVLGVQFHPEKSSSAGVGFLQAFLKDVTS
- a CDS encoding HisA/HisF-related TIM barrel protein, giving the protein MIAIPAIDLREGACVQLVGGSYDAERVRVNDPLDALKKWRGLGFRTFHVVDLDAALGKGSNLEVIARLLSHEPGLTFTVGGGVREAERVEAVLASGAAFAVVGTRAIEDTAWLAEVAGRFPGRLVVAADVKGREVVTRGWTAGSARDVKDVLAALDPLPLGGLLVTAVHKEGQMGGVDLPLMQEVVQGSRHRVYASGGVTTREDLRALAAAGAYGAVIGMALYTGKLDAASVAREFA
- a CDS encoding imidazoleglycerol-phosphate dehydratase encodes the protein MTIVTRETKETQIRIELARGKGVAQVDTGLKFFDHMLGTFARYAGLDLTLHARGDLRHHIMEDVAITLGTAVYQVIPPTAARYGERTLPMDDALVQAVIDTCGRFYYRGPLRNRLYEHWMRSFCEHAKVTLHLRILRGKDSHHLTEAAFKALGLALRDAMVDSGTVFSTKGTVALEVK
- the hisF gene encoding imidazole glycerol phosphate synthase subunit HisF, with translation MLARRLIVCLDMKGGRVVKGVQFEGLRDVGDPVSLAMRYEAEGADEVTFLDISASAEERETLWDVVQRTSERLFIPLTVGGGVRTADDVGRALRAGADKVSINSAAVANPELLTACAERFGAQCVVASIDARREEGRWRVYTRGGRTPTGLDAVEWARECVRRGAGEVLLTSIDRDGARTGYDLELTRAVAEAVAVPVIASGGAGNAQHVREALTDGKADAALVAGILHDGLTTVGALKTLLQDSGLRVRSQA
- the hisIE gene encoding bifunctional phosphoribosyl-AMP cyclohydrolase/phosphoribosyl-ATP diphosphatase HisIE, giving the protein MLDLSQLDFTKGNGLVTVVTQDARSGDVLMVAHADREALERTLATGEMHYRSRTRGLWHKGATSGNVQRVVSLSADCDGDAVLARVEKAGPACHTGEETCFGPGKLDALVALDATISERAAQAPPAGEKPSYTRKLLDDRNLRLKKIGEEGAELVTACADGDRGRAVEEAADVLYHLLVAVRPLGIQLEDVKQVLAQRAGKPAPRPG
- a CDS encoding DMT family transporter — its product is MKAYAFLAVAILAEVIATSSLKASAEFTRLGPSLLVAVGYATAFYCLSLSLRSIPIGIAYALWSGVGIVLVAIAGYVLYQQKLDPAAIAGIAMILGGCLVINLFSKSAGH